A DNA window from Vibrio sp. CDRSL-10 TSBA contains the following coding sequences:
- a CDS encoding FCD domain-containing protein, with product MFEYVAEMEALCVRLAAVNMTQQEREALLAIHLDSHKHVTSGDIDAYDKANIKLHEALFHGCHNRYVEEAVLSARAKVAPYRRAQFKLADRARSSFVEHGEIVKSVIKGMTHEASDMMQAHIHQSFLASSRYVSQ from the coding sequence ATGTTTGAATACGTTGCCGAAATGGAAGCACTGTGCGTACGACTTGCTGCGGTCAATATGACCCAGCAAGAGCGCGAAGCGCTGCTCGCCATCCACCTCGACAGCCATAAGCATGTCACCTCGGGCGATATTGATGCTTATGACAAAGCCAATATCAAACTGCATGAGGCTCTGTTCCATGGCTGCCATAACCGCTATGTGGAGGAAGCCGTGCTCAGTGCCAGAGCCAAGGTTGCGCCCTATCGCAGGGCGCAGTTCAAGCTTGCCGATCGGGCGCGCTCATCCTTTGTCGAACACGGCGAAATCGTCAAATCGGTCATCAAAGGTATGACCCATGAAGCATCAGATATGATGCAGGCACATATCCATCAGTCTTTCCTGGCGTCTTCACGTTACGTCAGTCAGTAA
- a CDS encoding GlsB/YeaQ/YmgE family stress response membrane protein: MGIIAWIILGLIAGALAKWLMPGRDGGGWIATMLLGIGGAFVGGLIGRVLGFGGTNGFNLGSILTATLGAIVLLLVYNRFFKGH; encoded by the coding sequence ATGGGTATCATCGCGTGGATCATTCTGGGGTTAATTGCGGGCGCATTGGCAAAATGGCTGATGCCGGGACGAGATGGCGGCGGTTGGATAGCCACAATGTTGTTAGGTATCGGTGGTGCCTTTGTCGGCGGACTTATCGGCCGTGTGCTGGGTTTTGGCGGCACGAACGGTTTTAATCTGGGCAGCATACTGACAGCTACTCTCGGTGCCATCGTCTTGCTACTGGTTTACAACCGTTTCTTCAAAGGACATTAA
- a CDS encoding DUF1440 domain-containing protein: MNLFEQTHPSRRRYGLAAFIGVIAGLVSAFVKWGAEVPLPPRSPGDIFQAACAPESLIRAAENIDCSRNFLNPPYVFLRDWLGVIDPNEAVYTFAGHVFNWVGVTHIIFSLVFAIAYCVFTERFPKFKLWQGLFAGALAQLFVHMISFPLMGLTPSLFSLPWYEHVSEIVGHLIWFWSIEIIRRDLRNRMTHEPDPEFALESRS; encoded by the coding sequence ATGAATCTCTTTGAACAAACTCATCCTTCACGCAGACGTTATGGCTTAGCTGCATTTATTGGTGTCATTGCGGGTCTTGTCTCTGCTTTTGTTAAATGGGGCGCAGAGGTACCACTGCCACCGCGCAGCCCAGGTGATATCTTCCAGGCGGCGTGTGCACCGGAGTCGTTGATTCGTGCCGCTGAAAATATTGACTGTTCACGTAACTTCCTCAACCCTCCATATGTATTTCTGCGTGACTGGCTGGGTGTGATTGATCCTAATGAGGCTGTGTATACCTTTGCCGGACATGTTTTTAACTGGGTCGGTGTGACGCATATTATTTTCTCGCTGGTATTTGCTATTGCTTACTGTGTTTTTACTGAACGTTTTCCTAAGTTCAAATTATGGCAAGGTTTATTTGCCGGTGCATTAGCACAGCTATTTGTCCATATGATTTCTTTCCCTCTCATGGGACTGACTCCGTCACTGTTTAGTTTACCTTGGTATGAACATGTATCGGAAATTGTTGGTCACCTGATTTGGTTCTGGTCAATTGAAATTATTCGCAGAGATTTACGTAACCGTATGACTCACGAACCAGATCCAGAGTTTGCGTTAGAAAGCCGCTCATAA
- a CDS encoding YdcH family protein, with protein MLGENHSLAHEYPEHMDTISQLSASDDTFAENASNYDALDREIRKLELRGAPIDDHNMNSMKLNRAELKDWLHSRIMNV; from the coding sequence ATGCTAGGCGAAAATCACTCTTTAGCGCATGAGTATCCAGAACATATGGACACCATTTCCCAGTTAAGCGCGAGCGATGATACGTTTGCAGAAAATGCGTCGAATTACGATGCACTAGACAGAGAAATTAGAAAGTTAGAACTGCGAGGTGCACCGATTGATGATCACAACATGAATTCGATGAAGCTCAACCGGGCAGAGCTTAAAGACTGGCTCCATTCCCGAATCATGAACGTCTGA
- a CDS encoding MetQ/NlpA family ABC transporter substrate-binding protein, protein MKGLKRVGQWALAAALIAGLTACGQKEHTELKVGATVGPHAQVAEAVAKEAAKQGLNVKVVEFSDYITPNAALEDGSIDLNSYQHQPFLDNYNSSHDSHLVSIGQSILMRMGIYSNKYHSLDELPQGARIAIPNDPTNGGRGLLLFADSNLITLREGTGFKATLNDVVENPKDFQFVEVDAAQLPRTLDDVDAAAITMNYVMSAGLDPKKQGIYLESKQAPLAVMVIAAREQDKDNEDYKKFVQIYHSEAIRQYMQQAFKGTIEPAF, encoded by the coding sequence ATGAAAGGACTTAAGCGAGTCGGTCAATGGGCACTGGCTGCGGCATTGATAGCAGGTTTGACGGCCTGTGGTCAGAAAGAACATACAGAACTAAAAGTGGGTGCAACCGTTGGTCCTCATGCTCAGGTAGCTGAAGCGGTCGCCAAAGAAGCGGCGAAGCAAGGATTAAACGTTAAAGTGGTTGAATTTTCTGACTACATTACGCCGAATGCGGCGCTGGAAGATGGCAGCATTGATCTTAACAGCTACCAGCATCAGCCTTTTCTGGACAACTACAACAGCAGCCACGATTCCCATCTGGTCTCAATTGGTCAGTCAATCCTGATGCGAATGGGGATATATTCTAATAAATACCACTCGTTGGATGAGTTACCACAAGGCGCGCGCATTGCGATTCCAAATGATCCGACCAATGGCGGGCGTGGTTTGTTGCTGTTTGCTGATAGCAACCTGATTACCTTACGTGAAGGGACCGGATTTAAGGCGACTTTGAACGATGTGGTTGAGAATCCAAAGGATTTTCAATTTGTTGAAGTGGACGCCGCTCAGTTGCCACGTACCCTGGATGATGTCGATGCTGCGGCAATTACGATGAACTACGTCATGTCCGCCGGACTGGATCCGAAAAAGCAGGGTATCTATCTGGAATCTAAGCAGGCACCTCTGGCGGTGATGGTGATTGCGGCGCGTGAGCAGGACAAAGACAACGAAGATTATAAAAAGTTCGTCCAGATTTATCACTCTGAAGCCATCCGCCAATACATGCAGCAAGCCTTTAAAGGCACAATTGAGCCCGCTTTTTAA
- a CDS encoding gamma-glutamyl-gamma-aminobutyrate hydrolase family protein (Members of this family of hydrolases with an active site Cys residue belong to MEROPS family C26.), protein MKKLLIVNVGLPPKPQLDAFGKFEQWAKNVIEAHRHPKSANQAATIEFHDGINQPLPHSDHLAGVIIMGSLAMASDKEDWMLRLSQEIVHLVERSIPLLGICFGHQLIAQALGGKVGYHPQGLEIGTIAINKQPDAEHDPIFSDLPAQFRCAGGTLSIGTDLT, encoded by the coding sequence ATGAAAAAGTTATTAATCGTTAATGTGGGATTACCACCTAAACCACAATTAGATGCGTTCGGTAAATTTGAGCAGTGGGCTAAAAACGTCATTGAGGCACATCGTCATCCGAAATCGGCCAATCAGGCGGCCACAATTGAGTTTCACGATGGTATTAATCAACCACTGCCACACTCCGACCATCTGGCAGGTGTGATTATCATGGGCTCATTGGCCATGGCGTCTGACAAAGAAGACTGGATGCTGCGCCTGTCACAGGAAATCGTGCATCTGGTCGAGCGCAGTATTCCGCTGCTCGGGATCTGTTTTGGTCACCAACTGATCGCTCAGGCGTTGGGCGGCAAAGTCGGCTACCATCCGCAAGGTCTGGAAATAGGCACCATAGCAATCAACAAACAGCCAGATGCAGAGCATGACCCTATTTTCAGTGACCTGCCTGCACAGTTTCGATGCGCAGGCGGTACATTATCAATCGGTACTGACCTTACCTGA
- a CDS encoding SDR family oxidoreductase has product MNLKESVIAITGAGQGLGQMMAVTLAQAGADLALIDTNEAALIDTQKQCHMLSAKAIYYVADVTNEAQVVDAFHDIVVDFGQLDGLINNAGILRDGLLVKVKDGVVSKMSLDQFDSVMNVNVTGTFLCGREAAVKMIETGSKGAIINISSVSRAGNMGQTNYSASKAAVATMATCWAKELARFGIRAAAIAPGIIHTAMADQMKPEAVDRLKQMVPLGRMGEPVEIAQAVKYILQNDYFTGRVLEVDGGLRM; this is encoded by the coding sequence ATGAATCTCAAAGAGAGTGTGATAGCAATTACGGGGGCAGGCCAGGGACTGGGGCAAATGATGGCGGTCACGCTTGCTCAGGCGGGAGCAGATCTTGCCTTAATCGATACCAATGAGGCGGCTTTGATAGATACTCAGAAGCAATGTCATATGCTCAGCGCCAAAGCGATTTATTATGTAGCGGATGTTACCAATGAAGCTCAGGTCGTCGACGCATTTCACGACATCGTGGTTGATTTTGGCCAACTGGACGGTTTGATTAATAACGCCGGCATATTGCGGGATGGTCTGCTGGTCAAAGTGAAAGATGGCGTGGTCAGTAAAATGTCACTCGATCAGTTTGATAGCGTAATGAACGTGAACGTCACCGGCACGTTTTTATGTGGCCGTGAAGCAGCAGTGAAAATGATCGAAACCGGCAGTAAAGGAGCGATCATCAATATCTCCAGTGTCTCTCGGGCCGGTAATATGGGCCAGACCAATTATTCAGCTTCTAAAGCCGCAGTGGCCACGATGGCCACCTGCTGGGCCAAAGAGCTGGCGCGATTTGGTATTCGTGCTGCAGCGATTGCACCGGGAATCATTCATACCGCGATGGCTGACCAGATGAAACCTGAAGCCGTGGACAGGCTCAAACAAATGGTGCCACTGGGGCGAATGGGAGAGCCAGTCGAAATTGCTCAAGCGGTTAAATATATACTGCAGAATGACTACTTTACCGGTCGGGTGCTGGAAGTGGACGGTGGCTTGCGCATGTAA